A genomic stretch from Chitinophaga lutea includes:
- a CDS encoding AsmA family protein produces the protein MKRTWKIILTAGAILVLLVLGAAWYLNVHWKGLLDKELRKYVAESSDSLYTLAYGKINLNLLTGNLAIHNVALIPDSGVYARMVQEQRAPQVLYHASASRLQITRMKLWRYFLGKQVDAGAFILSDPEITITEDRRSVDTGRQRSFYEAINKNIASFDVDRISLQQTRLRYTRIAEDSSKQMTRLDNLDVEVRGLEIDSLSQHDPTRFLYARNFDINLDKWDYRLPDSLYWLHVSKISYHAIERSLDIGEIRLDPRYDRAAFDKRIKFQQDRYDLAVRNIRLEGLPRMGLLQKKILADKMSINGGHFHAYRNRGVPMAPGDKYGQFPNQVLAKFEIPLRIDTLQVAGLAISYAERNPQNGEIGQVDFPRAGGTFLNITNIDSLVQRNGHCIADLHAILMQSGKLKARFDFKLGAKDGAFAVSGQLSDMDGREFNKATKALGMVEIRSARIKQLDFNLQGNERSAAGIVKMQYSNLRIAMLREEKDGNGSERKGLASLLANLMAIHNENPSPGQPMRVAKPRYTRHPQKSFFNLLWKTIFTGVKQTAGTDMLENFGNQQ, from the coding sequence ATGAAAAGGACCTGGAAGATCATTCTAACGGCAGGGGCTATACTGGTATTGCTGGTGCTGGGCGCGGCCTGGTATCTGAACGTACACTGGAAAGGATTACTGGACAAGGAACTGCGCAAGTATGTGGCGGAAAGCTCCGACAGCCTGTACACCCTGGCTTACGGCAAAATCAACCTCAACCTCCTCACGGGCAACCTCGCCATCCATAATGTGGCCCTCATCCCCGACAGCGGCGTGTATGCCCGTATGGTGCAGGAACAGCGCGCGCCGCAGGTACTTTATCACGCCAGCGCCAGCCGCCTGCAGATCACCCGCATGAAACTCTGGCGTTATTTCCTCGGCAAACAGGTGGATGCAGGGGCTTTCATCCTTTCCGACCCGGAAATCACCATCACGGAAGACCGCCGCAGCGTAGACACCGGCCGCCAGCGCAGCTTCTACGAGGCCATCAATAAAAACATCGCCAGCTTTGATGTGGACCGCATTTCCCTTCAGCAGACCAGGCTGCGTTATACCCGGATCGCGGAAGACAGCAGCAAACAGATGACCCGGCTCGATAACCTGGACGTGGAAGTGCGGGGCCTGGAAATAGACTCCCTCTCCCAGCACGACCCTACCCGCTTCTTATACGCCCGCAATTTTGACATCAATCTCGATAAATGGGACTATCGCCTGCCGGACAGCCTGTACTGGCTGCATGTGAGCAAGATCAGCTACCACGCCATCGAACGGTCGCTCGACATCGGGGAGATACGCCTCGACCCGCGGTACGACCGGGCCGCGTTCGATAAAAGGATCAAATTCCAGCAGGACCGGTACGACCTTGCGGTCCGGAACATCCGGCTGGAAGGGCTGCCCCGCATGGGTTTGCTGCAGAAAAAGATACTGGCCGACAAAATGTCCATCAACGGCGGCCACTTCCACGCTTACCGCAACCGCGGCGTGCCGATGGCGCCGGGCGACAAATACGGGCAGTTCCCCAACCAGGTGCTGGCCAAATTCGAGATCCCCCTCCGCATCGATACCCTGCAGGTGGCCGGCCTTGCGATCAGCTATGCAGAACGGAATCCGCAAAACGGGGAAATCGGGCAGGTGGATTTTCCACGGGCCGGGGGTACCTTCCTGAATATCACCAATATCGATTCGCTGGTGCAGCGTAACGGGCACTGTATTGCCGACCTGCACGCCATCCTCATGCAAAGCGGCAAACTAAAAGCCCGCTTTGATTTCAAGCTGGGCGCGAAAGACGGTGCGTTTGCCGTGAGCGGCCAGCTCAGCGATATGGACGGGCGGGAATTCAACAAAGCCACTAAAGCGCTCGGCATGGTGGAAATCCGCTCCGCCCGCATCAAACAGCTCGATTTTAACCTGCAAGGCAATGAGCGCAGCGCGGCCGGCATCGTCAAAATGCAATATTCCAACCTGCGGATAGCCATGCTGAGAGAGGAAAAAGACGGGAACGGCTCGGAAAGGAAGGGGCTTGCGAGCCTGCTGGCCAACCTCATGGCCATCCATAATGAAAACCCCTCGCCCGGCCAACCGATGCGGGTGGCAAAACCGCGTTATACGCGACACCCCCAGAAGTCGTTTTTTAACCTGTTATGGAAGACCATTTTTACCGGCGTAAAACAGACAGCCGGTACCGATATGCTGGAAAACTTCGGAAACCAGCAATAA
- a CDS encoding helix-turn-helix domain-containing protein, whose protein sequence is MKEVQEILNLAIPQPAMSDQLQLAEADHVTVPDCLDYDLQRYVYDRPLPVEDVAMVVYQPAKRGQSAAIELRYCVAGSKYCKNPGCTDQVCAEKRKNEECNDKLPSVDMITVRFQPAFIQTLQKGNTSFSLFELQSRKPFVKTIQPCTKSKAILEQMVHHNYEGILKNIFLQSKALELLLFSSDQFIQNDTDERYGCRFLTQMEDREKIEKARSILLEQLDAPITIRDLARRVAMNECYLKKGFKAMFGTTIYDYFQKERMEKAKGLLYEKGLSVSEVAIMMGYSCISHFSTAFKKHTGLKPCELLLR, encoded by the coding sequence ATGAAAGAAGTACAGGAAATACTCAACTTGGCCATCCCGCAACCCGCTATGAGCGACCAGTTGCAGCTCGCGGAAGCGGACCATGTGACCGTTCCTGACTGTCTGGATTATGACCTGCAGCGTTACGTATACGACCGCCCGTTGCCGGTGGAAGATGTGGCCATGGTGGTGTACCAGCCTGCCAAGAGGGGGCAGAGCGCTGCCATCGAGCTGCGGTACTGTGTGGCCGGCAGCAAATATTGTAAAAACCCCGGTTGTACCGACCAGGTGTGCGCGGAGAAAAGGAAAAATGAAGAGTGCAACGACAAGCTGCCTTCTGTGGACATGATCACCGTGCGTTTCCAGCCCGCGTTTATCCAGACCCTCCAGAAAGGGAATACTTCGTTTTCCCTGTTCGAACTGCAATCCCGCAAACCTTTTGTAAAAACGATACAGCCCTGCACCAAGTCGAAAGCCATACTGGAGCAGATGGTGCATCACAATTACGAAGGCATCCTCAAAAATATCTTCCTGCAAAGCAAGGCGCTGGAGCTGCTGCTTTTCAGCTCCGACCAGTTCATCCAGAACGATACGGACGAGCGTTACGGTTGCCGTTTCCTCACGCAGATGGAAGACCGGGAAAAGATCGAAAAAGCGCGTAGCATCCTGCTGGAGCAGCTTGATGCACCCATTACGATCCGCGACCTGGCGAGGCGTGTGGCCATGAATGAGTGTTACCTGAAAAAGGGTTTCAAAGCCATGTTCGGTACCACCATTTATGATTATTTCCAGAAAGAAAGAATGGAAAAAGCCAAAGGGCTGCTGTATGAAAAAGGGCTTTCCGTTTCGGAAGTAGCCATTATGATGGGATACTCCTGCATTTCCCATTTCTCCACTGCATTTAAAAAACACACCGGCCTGAAGCCCTGTGAATTGCTGCTGCGATAG
- a CDS encoding PepSY-like domain-containing protein, producing MKKVTLFICAAVFTSGIAFSQQKSSKKSKTVAKKVEAPAAVKEAFGQKAEFSGTTDAVWTKTAGGNWVAAFNKENVKTSAEYNAEGAWIATRSEYQAGALPETVLGTLKNKYPSAVVKEGWKIERADVAAYYKVNIDDNGTAKTVLLNDAGTIVD from the coding sequence ATGAAAAAAGTAACGTTATTTATATGCGCTGCCGTCTTCACTTCAGGCATCGCGTTTTCACAACAGAAATCATCGAAAAAGAGCAAAACCGTAGCCAAAAAAGTAGAGGCCCCCGCCGCTGTGAAAGAGGCATTTGGCCAAAAGGCCGAATTTTCGGGCACTACTGACGCTGTTTGGACCAAAACAGCTGGTGGCAACTGGGTAGCAGCTTTTAATAAAGAAAATGTAAAAACCAGTGCCGAGTATAATGCTGAAGGCGCATGGATTGCAACACGCAGTGAGTATCAGGCAGGTGCGTTGCCCGAAACAGTTTTAGGGACTTTAAAGAACAAATATCCTTCCGCCGTTGTTAAAGAAGGGTGGAAAATTGAGAGAGCGGACGTGGCTGCATATTACAAAGTAAATATTGACGACAATGGGACTGCCAAAACGGTACTTTTGAACGATGCTGGCACTATTGTTGATTAA
- the ileS gene encoding isoleucine--tRNA ligase, translating into MSSKYQEYSQLNLPQIEQDILQAWEQHQIFEKSVSNRDGATPFVFYEGPPSANGLPGIHHVISRALKDLVCRYKTMQGFQVKRKSGWDTHGLPVELGVEKSLGITKEDIGKKISIAEYNDTCRKEVLKYKDRWEELTRKMGYWVDLQRPYITFENDYIESLWWCLQQLYKKGLLYKSVSIQPYSPAAGTGLSSHELNMPGTYKDVKDTTIVAMFKAVESDLSKFLFEAAGSDQVFFLAWTTTPWTLPSNLGLTVGPNIDYVLVKTFNPYTHLPVNVVLAKDLAGKYFKPEGENGDFDAYKPEDKILPWRVLAHFKGSQLENIRYEQLLPYVQPEEGDPFRVLLGDFVTTEDGTGIVHTAPAFGADDSRVGKKYGIGILTLVDRQGKFLDEVGEFGGRYVKDYKNDPDYKDVDVDIAIKLKKENRAFKVEKYEHTYPHCWRTDKPVLYYPLDAWFIKTTALKDRMVELNKTINWKPASTGTGRFGTWLENMVDWNLSRSRYWGTPLPIWRTEDGTEEICIGSVAELNAGIRLANEVLGGDVNKNYLHEGILDLHKPYVDDIILVSSTGKPMRREPDLVDVWFDSGAMPVAQWHYPFENKEMLEQGKAFPADFIAEGVDQTRGWFYTLHALSVMLFDSVAYKTVVSNGLVLDKNGSKMSKRWGNVVDPFDTIQQYGADATRWYMITNASPWDNMKFDLDGIKEVQRKLFGTIYNTYNFFAMYANLDNFGFKEAYIPLKDRPEIDRWIISLLNTLVKQVTGSLEDYEPTQAGRAVQEFVDEHLSNWYVRLCRRRFWKGEYGHDKISAYQTLYECLEKIAHLMAPVSPFFSDWLYRNLNNVSGRLPAASVHLSDFPVADQTAIDPDLEERMQLAQDISSLVLSLRKKTNIKVRQPLQKILIPVLNPHMREQLELVEHLVKSEVNVKTIEYLTETEGFIKKKIKPNYKTLGSRMGAKMKAVAGAIAAFGQHDITTLEKDGEFGLIIDNERVPIQLADVEIISEDIPGWTVANKAALTVALDITITPELLDEGNARELVNRIQKIRKDSGFELTDRIAVKVAEVDSLKTAIINFNDYICTEILADSLDVVPQLQEGIEVEVNDLKFNVLVNKKS; encoded by the coding sequence ATGTCCAGCAAATATCAGGAATATAGTCAACTGAATTTACCGCAAATAGAACAGGATATACTGCAAGCGTGGGAACAGCACCAGATTTTTGAAAAAAGCGTGTCGAACCGCGACGGGGCGACGCCTTTCGTGTTTTACGAAGGCCCTCCGAGCGCCAACGGCCTGCCTGGCATTCACCACGTAATTTCCCGCGCCCTGAAAGACCTGGTATGCCGGTATAAAACCATGCAGGGCTTCCAGGTAAAACGTAAAAGCGGATGGGATACCCACGGCTTGCCGGTGGAACTGGGCGTGGAAAAATCCCTGGGCATTACCAAGGAAGATATCGGCAAAAAAATCTCCATCGCCGAATACAACGATACCTGCCGGAAAGAAGTATTGAAATATAAAGACCGTTGGGAAGAGCTCACCCGTAAAATGGGATACTGGGTTGATTTACAACGCCCCTACATCACCTTCGAGAACGATTATATCGAAAGCCTCTGGTGGTGCCTGCAACAACTATATAAAAAAGGGCTCCTTTATAAAAGCGTGAGCATACAGCCGTATTCTCCCGCCGCCGGTACCGGCCTCAGTTCCCACGAGCTCAACATGCCCGGTACCTATAAAGATGTGAAAGACACCACGATCGTGGCCATGTTCAAAGCGGTGGAATCGGACCTGTCGAAATTTCTGTTCGAAGCGGCCGGCAGCGACCAGGTATTTTTCCTGGCCTGGACCACCACCCCCTGGACCCTGCCCTCCAACCTGGGCCTGACCGTGGGGCCGAATATCGACTATGTACTGGTGAAAACCTTCAATCCGTACACCCACCTGCCGGTGAACGTAGTGCTGGCCAAAGATCTGGCCGGCAAGTACTTCAAACCGGAAGGGGAGAACGGCGATTTCGACGCATACAAACCCGAAGATAAAATACTGCCCTGGCGCGTACTGGCCCATTTCAAAGGCAGCCAGCTCGAAAACATCCGTTACGAACAGTTGCTGCCTTACGTGCAGCCCGAAGAAGGAGACCCCTTCCGTGTGCTGCTTGGGGATTTTGTGACCACCGAAGACGGTACCGGCATCGTGCACACCGCCCCGGCGTTTGGTGCGGACGACAGCCGCGTCGGCAAAAAATACGGCATCGGCATCCTCACCCTGGTAGACCGCCAGGGCAAGTTCCTCGATGAGGTGGGTGAATTCGGCGGCCGTTATGTGAAGGATTATAAAAATGATCCCGACTACAAGGACGTGGACGTGGATATCGCCATCAAACTGAAAAAAGAAAACCGCGCCTTCAAGGTTGAAAAATACGAGCACACCTATCCCCATTGCTGGAGAACGGACAAACCTGTGCTCTATTACCCGCTCGATGCCTGGTTCATCAAAACAACCGCGCTGAAAGACCGGATGGTGGAGCTGAATAAAACCATCAACTGGAAACCCGCTTCCACCGGCACCGGCCGTTTCGGCACCTGGCTGGAGAACATGGTAGACTGGAACCTGAGCCGCAGCCGCTACTGGGGTACCCCGCTGCCTATCTGGCGTACGGAAGACGGCACGGAAGAAATCTGCATCGGCAGCGTAGCCGAGCTGAACGCCGGCATCCGCCTTGCCAATGAAGTGCTCGGAGGCGACGTCAATAAAAATTACCTGCACGAGGGCATCCTCGACCTGCATAAACCGTATGTGGACGACATCATCCTGGTCAGCTCCACCGGCAAACCCATGCGCAGGGAGCCCGACCTGGTGGACGTTTGGTTCGACAGCGGCGCGATGCCCGTTGCCCAATGGCATTATCCCTTCGAAAACAAGGAAATGCTGGAGCAGGGCAAAGCCTTCCCCGCCGATTTTATCGCGGAAGGCGTAGATCAGACCCGTGGCTGGTTTTACACCCTCCATGCCCTGAGCGTGATGCTGTTCGACAGCGTGGCGTATAAAACCGTGGTATCCAACGGCCTGGTGCTCGACAAGAACGGCAGCAAGATGAGCAAACGCTGGGGGAACGTAGTGGATCCGTTCGACACCATTCAGCAGTACGGTGCCGATGCCACCCGCTGGTATATGATCACCAATGCCTCTCCGTGGGACAACATGAAGTTCGACCTGGACGGCATCAAGGAGGTGCAGCGCAAACTTTTCGGCACTATATATAATACGTATAACTTCTTCGCGATGTACGCCAATCTCGATAATTTCGGGTTCAAGGAGGCATACATCCCGCTGAAAGATCGTCCCGAGATCGACCGCTGGATCATTTCCCTGCTCAACACCCTGGTAAAACAGGTGACGGGGAGCCTGGAAGATTACGAGCCTACGCAGGCCGGGCGTGCAGTGCAGGAGTTTGTGGACGAGCATCTGAGCAACTGGTACGTGCGCCTTTGCCGGCGCCGCTTCTGGAAAGGGGAGTACGGGCACGACAAGATCAGCGCTTACCAGACGCTGTACGAGTGCCTCGAGAAAATCGCGCACCTGATGGCGCCCGTTTCGCCGTTCTTCTCCGACTGGCTGTACCGCAACCTGAATAACGTGAGCGGCCGCCTGCCGGCAGCCTCCGTGCATCTGTCCGATTTCCCGGTGGCCGACCAAACTGCCATCGATCCTGACCTGGAGGAAAGGATGCAGCTGGCGCAGGATATTTCCTCTTTGGTGTTGTCGCTTCGCAAAAAAACGAACATTAAGGTGCGCCAGCCGTTACAGAAAATACTGATACCTGTTTTGAACCCTCATATGCGGGAGCAACTGGAGCTGGTGGAACATTTGGTAAAAAGCGAAGTGAATGTAAAAACAATTGAGTATCTTACGGAAACCGAAGGTTTTATCAAGAAAAAGATTAAGCCGAACTACAAAACCCTGGGCAGCAGAATGGGGGCAAAGATGAAGGCAGTTGCCGGCGCCATTGCAGCATTCGGCCAGCACGATATCACCACGCTTGAAAAGGACGGTGAATTTGGCTTAATAATTGATAATGAACGGGTTCCGATTCAATTAGCGGATGTTGAGATCATCTCTGAAGATATTCCGGGATGGACGGTCGCCAATAAAGCTGCGCTGACCGTGGCCCTGGATATTACCATTACACCTGAATTACTGGACGAGGGCAATGCCCGTGAACTGGTAAACCGGATTCAGAAGATACGGAAAGACAGTGGTTTTGAGTTAACCGACCGCATAGCTGTAAAAGTGGCGGAGGTAGACAGCTTGAAAACGGCGATAATTAACTTTAATGACTATATTTGCACGGAAATTTTGGCAGATAGTTTGGATGTTGTGCCGCAGTTACAGGAGGGCATCGAAGTAGAAGTTAACGATCTTAAATTCAACGTATTAGTTAACAAAAAAAGCTAA
- a CDS encoding TraR/DksA family transcriptional regulator: MKTVTYAPEFTKSVLDQPETPSGPIYRYSDPELQEFKEIILKKLEAAKKELVYLQGLITRKDEAGTDDTENKYMSMEDGSGSQEREQLNQMASRQIQFIDHLEKALVRIENKTYGICRVTGKLIDKARLKAVPHATLSIEAKLAKSK; encoded by the coding sequence ATGAAAACCGTGACGTACGCGCCGGAGTTCACCAAATCCGTACTTGATCAGCCGGAAACACCTTCCGGTCCGATATACCGTTACAGCGATCCTGAATTACAGGAGTTTAAGGAGATCATTCTCAAAAAACTGGAAGCGGCGAAAAAAGAACTGGTTTACCTCCAGGGCCTCATCACACGGAAAGACGAAGCCGGCACAGATGATACCGAAAACAAATACATGAGCATGGAAGACGGCAGCGGTTCCCAGGAACGCGAACAGCTGAACCAGATGGCCAGCCGCCAGATCCAGTTCATCGATCATCTCGAGAAAGCACTCGTGCGTATCGAAAACAAAACCTACGGCATTTGCCGCGTAACAGGTAAACTGATCGACAAAGCCCGCCTGAAAGCGGTGCCACACGCCACCCTCAGCATTGAGGCGAAACTGGCGAAAAGCAAATAG
- a CDS encoding glycosyltransferase: protein MISVIIPVLNEGATIRQVIKTIRKTSRPIEIIVVDDNSTDNTVEEAMKEKVRVITSSQRGKGISMREGMMAAKHDIILYVDGDILTYPDNLVDLLADPIVNNEADFTKSFFERQAGRVTQLVAKPLLSILFPGLAGFNQPLSGMIAARKSFLQRVHFENDYGVDIGLLIDMHLLQARIAEVNIGRLENAMQTWEQLSKMSREVSRTILRKAESIPQQNLETLGNINIIREQMEFSILESIDKLQKMVIFNLDETVFTQNYTYLAAVAFEQEAALCQVLEHYSDPISILNRSAALFQGRNLAELLEVADSIPVTPDIRHVIRELKRRGYVCGFITDGFECVANHMKNKLGADFAFANRLHLIHSVATGEITIPEYFLPSDNGTPVYDKSHILQYITEKYHIAPQNVIYVGNGESDQVLLQQAGIGVAYHPQFVDAETVADKVIEDICMAPLLDIAQASPQRKNGRWPSKKQVRNIGLGSLAVVATAGLLYLAARQIRKAVSPDCSDAPALKPA from the coding sequence ATGATCTCGGTAATTATACCAGTGCTCAACGAAGGCGCCACCATACGCCAGGTAATTAAGACAATCAGGAAAACCTCCCGACCCATTGAGATTATTGTTGTGGACGATAATTCGACAGACAATACGGTGGAAGAAGCGATGAAGGAGAAAGTAAGAGTGATCACCAGCAGCCAGCGCGGAAAAGGTATTTCCATGCGCGAAGGCATGATGGCGGCGAAACATGATATCATTTTATATGTGGATGGCGACATACTCACCTATCCGGACAATCTTGTAGACCTGCTGGCCGACCCTATTGTGAATAATGAAGCCGACTTTACGAAATCGTTCTTCGAGCGGCAGGCGGGCCGCGTAACACAACTGGTAGCCAAACCGCTGCTGAGCATTCTTTTCCCGGGCCTCGCGGGTTTCAACCAGCCGTTGAGCGGCATGATCGCCGCGCGTAAATCTTTTTTGCAGCGCGTGCATTTTGAAAACGATTACGGGGTAGACATTGGTCTGCTGATCGACATGCACCTGCTGCAGGCGCGCATCGCGGAAGTCAATATCGGCCGGCTCGAAAACGCCATGCAAACCTGGGAGCAGCTGAGTAAAATGAGCCGCGAAGTATCGCGTACGATTTTGCGCAAGGCCGAAAGCATTCCGCAACAGAACCTCGAAACACTGGGCAACATCAATATTATCCGCGAGCAGATGGAGTTCTCGATCCTGGAGTCGATCGACAAACTGCAGAAGATGGTCATCTTCAATCTCGATGAAACCGTGTTTACGCAAAACTACACCTACCTCGCCGCGGTGGCCTTTGAGCAGGAAGCGGCGCTGTGCCAGGTGCTGGAACATTATTCAGACCCCATATCAATATTGAACCGTTCCGCCGCACTTTTCCAGGGCCGCAACCTGGCGGAGCTGCTGGAAGTGGCCGACAGTATTCCCGTAACGCCAGACATCCGGCATGTGATCCGGGAGTTGAAGCGGCGGGGATACGTCTGCGGATTCATCACGGATGGTTTCGAATGTGTGGCCAACCACATGAAAAACAAACTGGGTGCGGATTTCGCGTTCGCCAACCGCTTGCATCTGATACACAGTGTGGCCACCGGCGAAATCACCATTCCGGAGTATTTCCTGCCGTCCGACAACGGTACGCCGGTGTACGACAAAAGCCATATCCTGCAATACATCACGGAGAAATATCACATCGCGCCACAGAACGTGATTTATGTGGGCAACGGAGAAAGTGACCAGGTACTGTTGCAACAGGCGGGCATCGGTGTGGCGTACCATCCACAATTTGTGGATGCAGAAACCGTGGCCGATAAAGTTATTGAGGACATTTGTATGGCGCCGTTACTGGATATTGCGCAGGCAAGCCCGCAACGGAAAAACGGCCGCTGGCCGTCGAAGAAGCAGGTACGCAATATCGGCCTGGGCAGCCTGGCCGTTGTAGCCACCGCGGGCCTGCTATACCTGGCGGCGCGCCAGATCAGGAAGGCCGTGAGCCCCGATTGCAGCGATGCGCCGGCGTTGAAACCAGCATGA
- a CDS encoding ABC transporter ATP-binding protein: MKTFKRLLRFVQPLRHYLPEYLIYTIIGVLFGVINFAMLIPMLQIMFDQKDTVEPVVALPVFSLSIDYFTDVFKYYFLRFITEKGEMYALGFVCVVICGASILANFGRYMSSRVMVRMRMNVLERIRNLLYKQATEQSLSFYNKRRKGDMLSTMTNDVMEVESTLVNAIQVLLRDPLIIIVTFIALFYISAKLTLFTLIFFPISGFLVSYISKQLRKKGFYSQEMLGKLLNVSEESLSGVRVIQGFTAEKYVQQKFGGLTRQFTRLSKSIYNQRELASPISEALGVSLVVVLVMVGGYMILHGKEMTGSVFITYLGLYFTILQPAKNISNAFTLMQKGIVAGNRIFGILDEPVEIKDKPGALPLTGFERSISYDQLSFRYADQYVLKNINLHIKKGTMVALVGRSGAGKSTMADLLPRFYEATEGRVAIDGKDVRDLKLHDVRQLMGIVSQEAILFNDTVTSNIAFGHINPDMEKVKEAARIANAHEFIEQLENGYNTEIGDRGSKLSGGQRQRLTIARAIFKNPPILILDEATSALDTESEKLVQDALDKLMQNRTTIVIAHRLSTIQHAHEIIVMDKGEIIERGRHDELLAQQGVYRKLVEMQEFK; this comes from the coding sequence ATGAAGACTTTCAAGCGCCTGCTCAGGTTCGTACAGCCACTGCGTCATTATCTGCCGGAATATTTGATCTATACCATTATAGGCGTACTGTTCGGCGTCATTAATTTCGCCATGCTGATACCGATGCTGCAGATCATGTTCGATCAGAAAGATACCGTGGAGCCCGTTGTTGCATTGCCGGTGTTTTCGCTCAGCATCGACTATTTCACCGATGTATTCAAGTATTACTTCCTCCGCTTCATCACCGAAAAAGGTGAAATGTATGCGCTGGGGTTTGTCTGTGTGGTGATCTGCGGCGCCTCCATCCTTGCCAATTTTGGCCGGTACATGAGCTCGCGCGTGATGGTGCGTATGCGGATGAACGTGCTCGAAAGGATACGTAACCTGCTCTACAAACAGGCCACCGAACAATCGCTTTCTTTTTACAACAAACGGCGCAAGGGCGATATGCTGTCGACCATGACGAACGACGTGATGGAAGTGGAATCCACGCTGGTCAACGCCATCCAGGTGTTGCTGCGCGATCCGCTGATCATCATCGTTACTTTTATCGCCCTGTTTTACATTTCGGCGAAACTGACGCTGTTCACGCTGATCTTCTTTCCCATTTCCGGTTTCCTCGTTTCTTACATCTCCAAGCAGCTGCGCAAAAAAGGGTTCTACAGCCAGGAAATGCTGGGCAAACTGCTGAATGTATCGGAAGAATCGCTGAGCGGCGTGCGGGTGATCCAGGGCTTCACCGCTGAAAAATACGTGCAGCAGAAATTCGGCGGCCTTACCCGCCAGTTTACACGGCTGAGCAAATCCATTTACAACCAGCGGGAGCTCGCCTCGCCGATATCTGAGGCGCTGGGCGTGTCGCTGGTAGTAGTGCTGGTGATGGTGGGCGGTTATATGATATTACACGGCAAAGAAATGACCGGCTCCGTTTTCATCACTTACCTCGGCCTGTATTTCACCATCCTGCAGCCTGCAAAAAATATTTCCAACGCATTTACATTGATGCAGAAAGGCATCGTGGCGGGAAACCGCATTTTCGGCATTCTCGACGAGCCGGTGGAAATCAAAGATAAACCTGGCGCGCTGCCGCTGACCGGTTTTGAGCGCAGCATTTCATACGATCAGCTGTCGTTCCGCTATGCAGACCAGTATGTGCTGAAAAACATCAACCTGCATATCAAAAAGGGCACTATGGTGGCGCTGGTGGGCCGCAGCGGCGCCGGCAAATCGACCATGGCCGACCTGCTGCCCCGGTTCTATGAGGCCACCGAAGGCCGCGTGGCCATCGACGGTAAAGATGTGCGCGACCTGAAGCTGCACGATGTGCGGCAGCTGATGGGCATCGTATCGCAGGAAGCCATTCTCTTCAATGATACCGTCACCAGCAACATCGCGTTCGGCCACATCAACCCCGACATGGAAAAGGTGAAAGAGGCCGCCCGCATCGCCAATGCGCATGAATTCATCGAACAGCTCGAAAACGGGTATAACACGGAGATCGGCGACCGCGGCAGCAAACTCAGCGGCGGCCAGCGGCAACGCCTCACCATCGCGCGCGCTATCTTTAAAAACCCGCCCATCCTTATCTTAGACGAAGCCACCTCCGCACTCGATACCGAATCGGAAAAACTGGTGCAGGACGCATTGGACAAACTGATGCAAAACCGCACCACCATCGTTATCGCCCACCGCCTTTCCACCATCCAGCACGCACATGAAATTATTGTGATGGATAAAGGAGAAATTATCGAAAGAGGCCGCCACGATGAATTGCTCGCGCAGCAGGGCGTATACAGGAAACTGGTGGAGATGCAGGAGTTTAAATAG
- the rbfA gene encoding 30S ribosome-binding factor RbfA, with amino-acid sequence MSETKRQKQVGQLVQEELSNIFMRMGFNITEGGMISISSVKMTPDLLEARVYLSMFQIAQPEEMMGRIKDKMGEIRRELGNRVAKQLRRVPELIFFLDDTLDHVFRMEELFKKINDEKEKK; translated from the coding sequence ATGTCAGAAACTAAAAGGCAAAAACAGGTGGGACAGCTGGTGCAGGAAGAGCTCAGCAATATTTTCATGCGGATGGGATTCAATATAACCGAAGGAGGGATGATCTCCATTTCATCGGTGAAGATGACGCCGGATTTGCTGGAGGCGAGGGTGTATCTCAGCATGTTCCAGATTGCGCAGCCTGAAGAGATGATGGGCAGGATCAAGGACAAGATGGGAGAGATACGCCGTGAGCTGGGAAACCGGGTGGCCAAGCAGCTGCGCCGGGTGCCGGAACTGATCTTTTTCCTGGACGATACCCTCGACCATGTGTTCCGGATGGAAGAACTGTTTAAAAAGATCAACGACGAAAAGGAGAAGAAATAA